From Enterococcus wangshanyuanii, the proteins below share one genomic window:
- the pyrE gene encoding orotate phosphoribosyltransferase: protein MTELAKRIAKDLLEIEAVFLSPNEPFTWASGIKSPIYCDNRITMSYPVVRKEIAQGLADKIKADFPDVEVIAGTATAGIPHAAWVADILDLPMVYIRSKAKAHGKGNQIEGRIFKGQKMVVIEDLISTGGSVLEAASAAAREGADVLGVAAIFTYELPKGIENFTAQNTKLVTLTNYSTLIDAALESNYIASTDVSLLKDWKKDPENWLKK, encoded by the coding sequence ATGACTGAATTAGCAAAAAGAATCGCCAAAGATCTATTAGAAATCGAAGCAGTTTTCCTAAGTCCAAACGAACCGTTTACATGGGCAAGCGGGATCAAAAGCCCAATTTATTGTGATAATCGGATTACGATGAGCTATCCAGTTGTTCGTAAAGAGATCGCACAAGGATTGGCGGATAAAATCAAAGCAGACTTTCCTGATGTAGAAGTGATCGCGGGTACAGCAACTGCTGGAATCCCTCATGCTGCTTGGGTAGCAGATATTTTAGACTTACCAATGGTCTATATCCGTAGTAAAGCTAAGGCACATGGAAAAGGGAACCAAATTGAAGGCCGCATTTTCAAAGGGCAGAAAATGGTTGTGATCGAAGACTTGATTTCAACAGGCGGTAGTGTGTTGGAAGCAGCATCTGCAGCTGCTCGTGAAGGAGCTGATGTGTTAGGAGTTGCAGCAATTTTCACGTATGAGTTACCAAAGGGGATCGAGAATTTTACTGCTCAAAACACGAAGTTAGTTACGTTGACAAATTATTCTACGTTGATCGATGCAGCGCTGGAATCAAATTATATCGCATCTACAGATGTTTCTCTTTTAAAGGATTGGAAAAAAGATCCTGAAAATTGGTTGAAAAAATAA
- a CDS encoding carbonic anhydrase family protein: MKNIRNMDVEWGYTGDTGPEHWHTLCDWFSLGAKYPYQSPVNLSKTLVSENKANREITFFYKNEEFTEKEFKNTFHFVPPNTESYVIFEEEKYYLTDIHFHTPSEHTFDGEHCPLEFHLVHMNNSGENLVVGCLFTITKEGNRFSKDQAAFIWETETHQQWFDPSIFLPEQRSHFHYLGSLTTPPTKGPVHWFVFDTVQKMDHDFFQRIDEGMLPFNNRPVQELNGRKVYFTE, encoded by the coding sequence ATGAAAAATATTCGAAACATGGACGTAGAGTGGGGATACACAGGAGACACGGGACCAGAGCACTGGCATACGCTTTGTGATTGGTTTTCACTTGGAGCAAAATATCCGTATCAATCACCTGTAAATCTATCCAAAACACTAGTTAGTGAGAATAAAGCAAATAGAGAAATTACCTTTTTTTATAAAAATGAAGAATTTACGGAAAAAGAATTTAAAAATACCTTTCACTTTGTACCGCCAAATACTGAAAGCTACGTTATTTTTGAAGAAGAAAAATACTATTTGACAGACATTCATTTCCATACACCAAGTGAGCACACCTTTGATGGGGAACATTGTCCTTTAGAATTCCACTTAGTGCATATGAATAATTCAGGAGAAAACTTGGTAGTAGGTTGTTTATTTACTATCACTAAAGAGGGGAATCGATTCTCTAAAGATCAGGCAGCATTTATTTGGGAAACTGAAACACATCAGCAGTGGTTTGATCCATCGATTTTTTTACCTGAACAAAGATCCCATTTTCACTATCTGGGTTCACTGACAACTCCGCCAACAAAAGGGCCTGTTCATTGGTTTGTTTTTGATACCGTTCAGAAGATGGACCATGATTTTTTCCAACGAATTGATGAAGGGATGTTACCATTCAATAATCGACCGGTTCAAGAATTAAATGGTCGCAAAGTTTATTTCACGGAATAA
- a CDS encoding LysR family transcriptional regulator produces MNIQQMKYVVAVANNGSFREAAKKMFITQPSLSNGIRELEEEIGVSLFIRTNKGASLTDEGLVFLEHAEKVLTQMEMLENRYQEVTTSERFSISSQHYDFLGVVMGNVIKQFKEQYKNFRVFETTTLKVIEDVKSYHSELGIIYLNHQNQSGIERYLEQANLTYEVIGSFKTHIFVGNDHPLARMNEISLEQLCCYPQVRFTQEGSNFAYFSEDLIENQEQETVIYTNDRGTLMNLLVETDAYASGSGLVTGFTKKEIRLIPLADSPNNKICVLYQKNKSISQIGHYFIQELKRLFN; encoded by the coding sequence ATGAATATTCAACAAATGAAATATGTCGTTGCTGTTGCTAATAATGGCAGTTTTAGGGAAGCCGCTAAAAAGATGTTTATTACTCAGCCAAGCTTGTCTAACGGAATTCGTGAGCTTGAAGAGGAAATTGGGGTAAGCCTGTTCATCCGTACAAATAAAGGAGCTTCTTTGACAGATGAAGGACTGGTTTTTTTGGAGCATGCGGAGAAAGTCTTGACCCAAATGGAAATGCTGGAAAATCGTTATCAGGAAGTGACAACGAGCGAACGCTTTTCGATTTCTTCTCAACATTATGATTTTCTTGGAGTGGTCATGGGGAATGTCATCAAGCAATTTAAAGAGCAATATAAAAATTTTCGTGTATTCGAAACAACGACATTAAAAGTCATTGAAGATGTGAAAAGTTATCACAGCGAATTAGGTATTATCTATTTAAATCATCAGAATCAATCGGGAATTGAACGCTATCTTGAACAGGCAAATTTAACCTATGAAGTTATCGGAAGTTTCAAGACCCATATTTTTGTTGGCAATGATCATCCTTTAGCAAGGATGAATGAGATTTCGCTGGAGCAGCTATGTTGCTATCCTCAGGTTCGTTTTACACAAGAAGGCAGCAATTTTGCTTATTTTTCAGAGGATTTGATCGAAAATCAAGAGCAGGAAACAGTTATTTATACAAATGATCGGGGGACGTTGATGAATCTGCTTGTAGAAACGGATGCGTATGCGTCTGGTTCCGGATTAGTGACTGGATTTACCAAAAAGGAGATTCGTTTGATTCCACTTGCCGACAGTCCAAATAATAAAATCTGCGTTCTTTATCAGAAAAATAAGAGCATCAGTCAAATCGGTCATTATTTTATTCAAGAGTTGAAACGATTATTTAACTAA